Proteins encoded in a region of the Triticum dicoccoides isolate Atlit2015 ecotype Zavitan chromosome 3A, WEW_v2.0, whole genome shotgun sequence genome:
- the LOC119267299 gene encoding FCS-Like Zinc finger 10-like, which yields MLRRMVSDQGPGSAGGSGGDARPRGGGGGGALFAVPRLFIGLAAAKRAPDESERSPTSPLDPKALLLRSPRSPRTWDAEPVGLGLVVDVALAAGADAAAAKTCVLSPRLRLRTHGCAGSTAKGCGGGGHSQPELGGKTISCPASATAGMSVPCSRFFHGDLKSGPEAGRPDGAHSGAKRHCFHLGELPGPGSLPASIAGGPRRFVGSVSASEVEQSEDYTCIIARGPNPKTTHIFGDCILEPQTTVGKSDEAAVEPKDGASAKSYLVVKRATEAAAGPGEDFLSSCFTCTKKLEGNDIYIYRGEKAFCSAECRDQEIMIEEEAEKCMATGGSPRSSCSSLHEDIFMAGMMVAT from the exons ATGCTGCGGAGGATGGTGTCCGACCAGGGCCCGGGCTCCGCCGGAGGCAGCGGAGGAGACGCCAggccccgcggcggcggcggcgggggcgcgctGTTCGCCGTGCCGAGGCTGTTCATCGGGCTCGCGGCCGCCAAGCGCGCGCCGGACGAGTCGGAGCGGAGCCCGACGTCGCCGCTCGACCCCAAGGCGCTGCTGCTCCGCTCGCCGCGCTCGCCGAGGACCTGGGACGCCGAGCCGGTGGGGCTCGGCCTCGTGGTGGACGTCGCCCTCGCGGCcggcgccgacgccgccgccgccaagacctGCGTGCTCAGCCCGCGCCTGCGCCTCAGGACGCACGGCTGCGCCGGCTCCACCGCCAAGGGCTGCGGCGGGGGCGGCCACTCGCAGCCGGAGCTCGGCGGCAAGACCATCTCCTGCCCGGCCTCGGCCACCGCCGGCATGTCGGTGCCCTGCAGCAGGTTCTTCCACGGGGATCTCAAGTCTGGTCCGGAGGCCGGGCGGCCGGACGGCGCCCACTCCGGCGCCAAGCGGCATTGCTTccacctcggcgagctcccggggcCGGGGTCCCTGCCGGCGTCGATCGCCGGCGGCCCCCGGCGGTTCGTCGGGTCCGTCTCGGCGAGCGAGGTGGAGCAGTCGGAGGACTACACCTGCATCATTGCCCGCGGCCCCAACCCCAAGACGACCCACATCTTCGGGGACTGCATTCTGGAGCCCCAGACGACGGTCGGGAAGAGCGACGAGGCCGCCGTGGAACCCAAGGACGGAGCTTCCGCCAAGTCCTACCTGGTGGTCAAGCGCGCCACCGaggccgccgccggcccgggcgaGGACTTCCTGAGCTCCTGCTTCACCTGCACGAAGAAGCTGGAGGGGAACGACATTTACATCTACCG TGGGGAGAAGGCATTCTGCAGCGCCGAGTGCCGGGACCAGGAGATCATGATCGAAGAGGAAGCCGAGAAATGCATGGCCACGGGAGGCTCCCCTCGCTCCTCCTGCTCGTCCCTGCACGAGGACATCTTCATGGCTGGCATGATGGTGGCGACATGA